The Clostridium cylindrosporum DSM 605 region ATGAGTTATCCACTTTTGGGTGACTCATTATTTTTTATTACTCTGTGGATAATTAGGATAAGTTTTAGAGGTTATAAATATTATCCACAGGGGATAAATTTGACTTTTAGAGGCTTATGTATTGACTGATCTGGTGTTTGAGTGTAGTATATAACTAATACACTAATATTTTACAAATGAGTAAATAAATTTCATATAATAAGTAGGTGAAGGAATTGAATTTTAAACCAGTTAATTTTGATAGTAGTAAGCCGGTATATATTCAGATTATGGAACTTATAAAAAAGTTAATTATAAATAGAGAAATAAGTCTTGGGGATAAGCTTCCCTCTGTAAGAGAAATTGCAGGCTTACTTGAAGTAAATGCAAATACTATGCAAAGAGCATACAAGGAACTTGAAAGGGAAGGTGTAACTTTAAC contains the following coding sequences:
- a CDS encoding GntR family transcriptional regulator, whose translation is MNFKPVNFDSSKPVYIQIMELIKKLIINREISLGDKLPSVREIAGLLEVNANTMQRAYKELEREGVTLTKRGMGSFVTSDINVVNKLKENMANNIVDNFIRDMGDMGYSKDDMITFLRERG